One window of Candidatus Methylocalor cossyra genomic DNA carries:
- a CDS encoding ABC transporter ATP-binding protein, with protein sequence MTDLRNPLVVLRQLTHSYREGHLLRPVLLGIDGAIGRGEFVALFGQSGSGKSTLLNLIAGLDLARSGTVMIEGHDLAGLDEHRRTLFRRRHIGFVYQFFHLIPTLTVEENVALPAELNGYSAALTRERCRTLLDEVGLAHRAASFPDTLSGGEQQRVALARALVHDPALILADEPTGNLDRSTGAQVLDLLDRAVRKRGKTLLVATHSPEVAERADRIWRLRDGRLEAP encoded by the coding sequence ATGACCGACCTTCGGAATCCCCTCGTCGTCCTGCGTCAGCTCACCCACAGCTATCGCGAGGGCCATCTGCTTCGTCCCGTGCTGCTCGGCATCGACGGTGCGATCGGCCGTGGCGAATTTGTCGCCCTGTTCGGACAAAGCGGCTCCGGCAAATCCACCTTGCTCAATCTAATCGCCGGGCTGGATCTCGCTAGGAGCGGCACGGTGATGATTGAAGGTCACGACCTCGCGGGCCTGGACGAGCATCGCCGCACCTTATTCCGTCGCCGCCACATCGGTTTCGTCTACCAATTCTTCCATCTCATCCCGACCCTTACCGTCGAAGAGAACGTCGCCCTGCCCGCGGAACTCAACGGTTACTCCGCCGCCCTAACCCGCGAGCGCTGCCGCACCCTGTTGGACGAGGTGGGACTCGCGCACCGCGCCGCCAGCTTTCCCGATACCCTGTCCGGGGGGGAACAACAGCGGGTCGCCCTGGCCCGGGCTCTAGTGCACGACCCGGCCCTGATCCTCGCCGACGAACCGACCGGCAACCTGGATCGCAGCACCGGCGCCCAGGTGCTGGATTTGCTGGACCGCGCGGTGCGGAAGCGGGGCAAGACCTTGCTGGTCGCCACCCATAGCCCCGAAGTGGCGGAGCGCGCCGACCGGATCTGGCGGCTGCGGGATGGGCGGTTGGAGGCGCCTTAG
- a CDS encoding ABC transporter permease has translation MALLQRAHRRHFQRHPLQLALAVLGITLGVAMWTAVDLAIESSRRAFALSMDALTGKTTHHIVAGSGALNEALYPKLRQEAGDWILAPVVEGFVEANGETLRLVGFDPFADLPVRQGLAKASLGASLDLLTQPDTVLISRLSAERLGVVPGTTLTLEVAGRRHALRLLGYVDPEGRADPAVEGLLVADIATAQEVLDRLGQLDRIDAVLPDDPGQIERLRRRLPEGVELVDAAGRATATARMTHAFEINLRAMSLLALLVGAFIIYHAMGFAVLQRRSLLADLRILGVTRRELLTEILLEAAQLGLWGGLLGLVLGLAAAQFLVQRITHTINDLYFVLTVTQFSIAPVALARGLGLGLVVALAAALPAALEAAAAQPALALHRSVLERRARRWLPWSVALGLSLGLLGGGLLALPSAGLVVALAGLFLLLIGYALLLPMALVGLTGPFARLPFPLLRLAVRGCSAALSRTGPATAALTVAVATAIGVGLMVESFRVTVAEWLEQLLQADLYVARPSEPGAAGRPLPEDFLTAAARLPGVTAIGASRRAFVEAAVGRIELLALQPAYPERPAFRFKAAAAAEVWARFRSEDTVLVSEPFATRHGLAAGDRLLLKTPHGERALPIAGVFFDYRSDQGVVVMRRDLYARLWDDPGITSLGLYLERHESLEEVRGSLSRLARDAGPFSIRSNREIRAASMEVFQRTFAITEVLRLIATAVACAGLVGALLALQLERAREFAVLRALGVTPRQLATLVLAQTTFLGLNAGLLAMPLGLLLAWALVTVINLRSFGWTMDLTVSLPLLGQAPLLALVAAWLAGLYPAWRAAHANTAKALRDE, from the coding sequence ATGGCATTGCTGCAGCGCGCCCACCGGCGCCACTTCCAGCGCCACCCATTGCAACTGGCCCTGGCAGTGCTGGGCATCACCCTGGGTGTGGCGATGTGGACGGCGGTGGACCTGGCCATCGAAAGCTCGCGCCGGGCCTTCGCCTTGTCCATGGACGCCTTGACCGGCAAAACCACCCATCACATCGTCGCCGGCTCGGGAGCCCTAAACGAGGCCCTTTACCCGAAACTACGGCAGGAGGCGGGAGATTGGATCCTGGCCCCGGTGGTGGAAGGCTTCGTGGAAGCCAACGGCGAAACCCTGCGACTGGTTGGCTTCGATCCCTTCGCTGACTTGCCGGTGCGGCAAGGCTTGGCCAAGGCTTCGCTGGGAGCTTCCCTGGATCTTTTGACCCAACCGGATACGGTGTTGATATCCCGCCTCAGTGCCGAGCGCCTGGGCGTGGTTCCGGGAACCACCCTCACCCTGGAGGTAGCCGGCCGGCGGCACGCGCTACGCCTGTTGGGCTATGTTGATCCTGAGGGTCGGGCGGATCCCGCGGTGGAGGGGCTGCTGGTCGCGGATATCGCCACTGCCCAGGAAGTGCTGGACCGGCTCGGGCAGCTGGATCGCATCGATGCAGTGTTACCGGACGACCCAGGTCAGATCGAGCGCTTACGCCGGCGCTTACCGGAAGGCGTGGAGTTGGTCGACGCCGCCGGGCGCGCCACCGCCACCGCCCGGATGACCCATGCCTTCGAGATCAACCTTCGGGCCATGAGCCTCTTGGCGCTGCTCGTGGGCGCCTTCATCATCTACCACGCGATGGGCTTCGCGGTCTTGCAGCGCAGGTCATTGCTGGCGGACTTGCGGATCCTGGGCGTCACGCGCCGGGAACTGCTGACCGAGATCCTGCTGGAGGCCGCTCAGCTCGGGCTCTGGGGCGGGCTATTGGGTCTGGTGCTGGGTCTCGCGGCGGCGCAGTTCCTGGTGCAGCGCATCACCCACACGATCAACGACCTCTATTTCGTGCTCACGGTCACCCAGTTCTCTATCGCCCCGGTGGCCCTCGCCCGGGGCTTGGGGCTGGGGCTGGTGGTCGCGTTAGCGGCTGCCCTTCCGGCCGCCCTGGAAGCCGCCGCCGCCCAGCCGGCCCTGGCACTGCACAGGTCTGTTCTGGAACGCCGCGCTCGGCGCTGGCTGCCCTGGTCGGTGGCCCTGGGCCTCAGCCTTGGCCTGCTCGGCGGCGGGCTGTTGGCCTTGCCCAGCGCCGGCCTGGTGGTGGCCCTGGCGGGGCTGTTTCTCCTCCTCATCGGGTACGCGCTGTTGCTGCCCATGGCGCTGGTGGGACTGACCGGGCCGTTTGCCCGCCTTCCCTTTCCGCTCCTGCGCCTGGCGGTGCGTGGCTGCTCTGCGGCCTTGAGCCGCACCGGCCCCGCCACCGCCGCCCTGACCGTCGCCGTGGCGACCGCGATCGGCGTGGGGTTGATGGTGGAAAGCTTCCGGGTCACCGTGGCCGAGTGGCTGGAACAATTGCTGCAGGCCGACCTGTACGTCGCCCGCCCCAGCGAACCGGGCGCGGCCGGGCGGCCGCTACCCGAGGATTTCCTGACAGCGGCCGCGCGCCTGCCGGGGGTGACGGCGATCGGTGCATCGCGGAGAGCGTTCGTCGAGGCGGCGGTGGGCCGGATCGAACTGCTGGCGCTCCAACCAGCCTACCCGGAGCGGCCGGCCTTCCGCTTCAAGGCCGCTGCGGCCGCCGAGGTCTGGGCCCGGTTCCGCAGCGAGGATACGGTGCTGGTCTCGGAGCCTTTCGCCACCCGCCACGGGCTCGCCGCCGGTGATCGACTGCTCCTCAAGACCCCCCACGGCGAGCGAGCCCTGCCCATCGCCGGGGTGTTTTTCGATTACCGCTCCGATCAAGGGGTGGTGGTCATGCGCCGGGACCTTTACGCCCGCCTGTGGGACGATCCCGGTATCACGTCCTTGGGCCTTTACCTGGAACGGCACGAATCCTTAGAGGAAGTCCGCGGCAGCCTGTCCCGTCTGGCCCGCGACGCCGGCCCGTTTAGCATTCGCTCCAACCGGGAAATCCGCGCCGCCTCCATGGAGGTATTCCAGCGCACCTTCGCCATCACCGAGGTGCTACGACTGATCGCCACCGCGGTGGCCTGTGCCGGGCTGGTCGGGGCCTTGCTGGCCTTGCAGTTGGAACGGGCCCGGGAGTTCGCGGTGTTGCGGGCCCTCGGCGTGACTCCACGGCAGCTGGCGACCCTGGTGCTGGCGCAGACCACTTTTCTGGGCCTCAACGCCGGCCTCCTGGCCATGCCGCTGGGGCTGTTGCTGGCCTGGGCTCTGGTGACGGTAATCAATCTGCGCTCCTTCGGCTGGACCATGGATCTCACCGTATCCCTCCCGCTGCTCGGGCAGGCACCGCTTTTGGCGCTGGTCGCCGCTTGGCTGGCAGGGCTCTATCCGGCCTGGCGGGCGGCGCACGCGAACACGGCCAAGGCGTTGCGAGATGAATGA
- a CDS encoding AAA family ATPase, with protein sequence MPTDPYTFLKTLIARDFQADLQRRAHQPAEPLVVTLSRDHGAGGETVARKLATCLGIPLYDREILERVAQRAKVDAFKLAPHDEGAPATVSTFLYSLLTGTGGELQTYRRHLYDTVLELAEHDGLLVGRGAHLILAGRKVFRVRIVGSRETCAQRLAEESGISVQEAERQVDDINAKRHHSIHNLYGDSIPQCSLEQASRFDLVVNTDHIPPASAVPVVLLAMQQAGFDLRQRSPVT encoded by the coding sequence ATGCCCACCGATCCCTACACCTTCCTCAAGACCCTTATCGCCCGGGATTTCCAAGCTGATCTACAAAGACGCGCCCACCAGCCGGCCGAACCCCTGGTGGTGACGCTGTCCCGCGACCACGGCGCCGGCGGCGAAACCGTGGCGCGGAAACTCGCCACCTGCCTCGGGATCCCCCTCTACGACCGCGAGATCCTGGAGCGGGTGGCGCAACGGGCCAAGGTCGACGCCTTCAAGCTCGCCCCCCACGACGAGGGCGCCCCGGCCACCGTTTCGACCTTCTTGTACAGCCTCTTGACCGGCACCGGGGGCGAGTTGCAGACCTATCGGCGCCACCTTTACGACACGGTCCTAGAGCTGGCCGAGCACGATGGCCTCCTGGTGGGGCGCGGCGCCCATCTGATCCTGGCCGGACGCAAGGTGTTCCGAGTGCGCATCGTCGGCTCCCGGGAGACCTGTGCCCAGCGCCTGGCGGAGGAGTCGGGAATCTCGGTCCAAGAGGCGGAACGCCAGGTGGACGATATCAACGCCAAGCGCCACCACAGCATCCACAACCTCTACGGAGACAGCATCCCCCAGTGCTCCCTGGAACAGGCCAGCCGTTTCGACCTGGTGGTCAACACCGACCACATTCCCCCCGCCAGTGCCGTGCCGGTGGTGCTCCTGGCCATGCAGCAAGCGGGCTTCGACCTTCGTCAACGCAGCCCGGTGACCTGA
- the atpC gene encoding ATP synthase F1 subunit epsilon — protein sequence MESTTKTLHAEIADIGRLIFSGACSRLVAPAALGEVCILPRHAPFLAHLRPGVIEIQAPNGAWQSFFVSGGFLEVKDSCVNVLADQMLRSEEIDREAALAAKRHAENVLRRSHLFTERDRAKLELTKALAQLRVLEHAEFQRLKKLHR from the coding sequence ATGGAAAGCACGACCAAAACCCTGCACGCGGAGATCGCCGACATCGGGCGACTGATCTTTTCCGGTGCCTGCTCCCGGCTGGTAGCGCCCGCCGCCCTAGGGGAAGTGTGCATCCTGCCCCGTCATGCCCCATTCCTGGCCCACCTCCGCCCCGGAGTGATCGAAATCCAGGCCCCCAACGGGGCGTGGCAAAGCTTCTTCGTCTCCGGCGGTTTCCTGGAGGTCAAGGACAGCTGCGTGAACGTGCTGGCAGACCAGATGCTGCGCTCCGAGGAGATCGACCGGGAAGCTGCCCTGGCCGCCAAGCGCCACGCGGAAAACGTCCTGCGCCGGAGCCATCTGTTCACCGAACGGGATCGGGCCAAGCTGGAATTGACCAAGGCCCTGGCGCAGCTTAGGGTCCTCGAGCACGCCGAATTCCAGCGGCTGAAGAAGCTGCACCGCTAA
- the ppdK gene encoding pyruvate, phosphate dikinase, with protein MSKKYVYAFTEGDGRDKQRLGGKGANLCEMTRIGLNVPPGFVISTEACLEYLAQKSLPAGLLEEVRHHIGKLEARTGKRFGGEANPLLVSVRSGSALSMPGMMDTILNLGLNRDTLRGLIRQTGNERFAYDAYRRFIQLFGKVALGVREERFDAEFEAVKRRAGVKHDVGLDAGHLKAISDRFLKVVLETTGKPFPEDVYEQLEIAIRAVFDSWMGKRAVDYRREFHITPDLANGTAVNVVTMVFGNLGDDSATGVGFTRNPATGENELYGEYLVNAQGEDVVAGIRTPKPVAELAHEMPDLYRQLVELRNKLESHYREVQDFEYTIEKGVLYCLQTRNGKMNAQARVRSSVDMHREGLITREEALLRVDPAHLEQLLHPRLDPSHGQKPLATGLPASPGAASGRCVFDADQAELLGRDGEKVILVREETKPEDIHGFFAAQGILTSRGGKTSHAAVVARGMGKPCVAGAEGIRVDSRAQLARVGELTLREGDLITIDGSSGAVFLGEIPTVAPVFSEELKTLLAWADQVARLKVLANADTPDMAKLAMDYGAAGIGLCRTERMFNASERLPVVVEMILAPTREARQAALDKLLPMQRQDFLELFRLVAPHPVTVRLLDPPMHEFLPSERQLLEEIEGLKAYRLAVKGRSAALAALHALDPVHPTGNELSEDLVNSVIAKKEQMLRKVRELHEVNPMLGHRGVRLGITYPEIYQMQIRAVLEAAAEGLKEGLPVHPELMVPQVITAQELSWVKANVDQIHREVEERYGVRLSVRFGSMVETVRACCRASELAALAEFFSFGTNDLTQAVFSFSREDAENKFLPLYTDTGILQDNPFEVLDVNGVGALMQMTVEQGRAANPGLEVGICGEQGGHPSSIRFCHAIGLDYVSCSPLRVPIARLAAAQANLLAPR; from the coding sequence ATGAGCAAAAAGTACGTCTACGCCTTTACCGAGGGCGACGGCCGCGACAAGCAACGCTTGGGCGGCAAGGGCGCCAACCTGTGCGAAATGACCAGGATCGGGCTCAATGTGCCGCCCGGTTTTGTGATCAGCACGGAAGCCTGCCTGGAGTATCTGGCCCAGAAAAGCTTGCCGGCGGGCCTCCTCGAGGAGGTCCGCCATCACATCGGCAAGCTGGAGGCGCGCACCGGCAAGCGCTTCGGGGGCGAAGCCAATCCGCTTTTGGTATCGGTGCGCTCGGGCTCGGCCCTGTCCATGCCCGGCATGATGGACACCATCCTCAACCTGGGCCTGAACCGGGACACCCTGCGCGGCTTAATCCGGCAGACCGGCAACGAGCGCTTCGCCTACGACGCCTATCGTCGCTTCATCCAATTGTTCGGCAAGGTCGCCCTGGGCGTACGGGAGGAGCGCTTCGACGCCGAGTTCGAGGCCGTGAAGCGGCGTGCCGGGGTCAAGCACGATGTCGGCCTCGATGCCGGACACCTCAAGGCGATCAGCGATCGGTTCCTCAAGGTGGTGCTGGAAACCACCGGCAAGCCCTTCCCGGAGGACGTGTACGAGCAGCTGGAAATCGCCATCCGCGCGGTGTTCGATTCCTGGATGGGGAAGCGCGCGGTGGACTACCGCCGGGAGTTCCACATCACCCCGGATCTCGCCAACGGCACCGCGGTCAACGTGGTCACTATGGTGTTCGGCAACCTGGGCGACGATTCCGCCACCGGCGTGGGCTTCACCCGTAACCCGGCCACCGGCGAGAACGAGTTATACGGTGAATACCTGGTGAACGCCCAGGGGGAAGACGTGGTGGCCGGCATCCGCACACCCAAGCCGGTGGCGGAGCTGGCCCACGAAATGCCGGACCTATACCGGCAATTGGTGGAGCTTCGGAACAAACTGGAAAGCCACTATCGGGAGGTCCAGGACTTCGAGTACACCATCGAGAAGGGGGTGCTCTATTGCCTGCAGACCCGTAACGGCAAGATGAACGCCCAGGCGCGGGTGCGCAGCTCGGTGGACATGCACCGCGAGGGGCTGATCACCCGGGAAGAAGCCCTGCTGCGGGTCGATCCCGCCCACCTCGAACAGCTGTTGCATCCCCGCCTCGACCCATCCCACGGGCAAAAGCCCCTGGCCACCGGGCTTCCCGCCTCGCCCGGGGCGGCCAGCGGGCGCTGCGTGTTCGATGCCGACCAGGCGGAGCTGCTCGGCCGGGACGGCGAGAAGGTGATCCTGGTGCGCGAGGAAACCAAGCCGGAGGACATCCACGGCTTTTTTGCCGCCCAGGGCATCCTCACCAGCCGCGGCGGCAAGACCTCCCACGCCGCCGTGGTAGCCCGGGGCATGGGCAAGCCCTGCGTGGCCGGCGCCGAGGGCATCCGGGTAGACAGCCGGGCGCAGTTGGCGCGGGTGGGCGAGTTGACCCTCCGGGAAGGCGACCTCATCACCATCGACGGTAGCAGCGGCGCCGTGTTCCTCGGCGAAATCCCCACCGTGGCCCCGGTTTTCTCCGAGGAGCTGAAAACCCTCCTGGCCTGGGCCGACCAGGTCGCCCGCCTCAAGGTCTTGGCCAACGCCGACACCCCCGACATGGCCAAGCTCGCCATGGACTACGGCGCCGCGGGCATCGGCTTGTGCCGCACCGAGCGCATGTTCAACGCCAGCGAACGCCTGCCGGTGGTGGTGGAAATGATCCTGGCCCCCACCCGGGAGGCACGGCAGGCCGCCCTGGACAAGCTGCTGCCGATGCAGCGCCAAGATTTTCTGGAGCTGTTTCGGCTCGTCGCGCCGCATCCGGTGACGGTCCGCCTGCTCGACCCGCCCATGCACGAATTCCTGCCCAGCGAACGGCAGCTTCTGGAGGAGATCGAGGGGCTCAAGGCATACCGGCTGGCGGTCAAGGGCCGCAGCGCCGCCCTGGCCGCCCTCCACGCCCTGGATCCGGTCCATCCGACTGGCAACGAGCTGAGCGAGGATCTGGTCAACAGCGTCATCGCCAAGAAGGAGCAGATGCTGCGCAAGGTCCGGGAGTTGCATGAGGTGAATCCGATGCTGGGACACCGCGGGGTCCGGCTCGGGATCACCTACCCGGAGATTTATCAGATGCAGATCCGCGCGGTCCTGGAGGCCGCCGCCGAGGGACTTAAGGAAGGGCTCCCGGTCCATCCCGAGCTGATGGTGCCGCAGGTCATCACCGCCCAAGAGCTGAGCTGGGTGAAGGCCAACGTGGATCAGATTCACCGGGAGGTGGAGGAGCGCTACGGGGTGCGCCTCTCGGTCCGCTTCGGGAGCATGGTGGAAACCGTGCGGGCCTGCTGCCGGGCTTCGGAACTAGCCGCCCTGGCGGAGTTCTTCTCGTTCGGCACCAACGACCTGACCCAGGCGGTATTTTCCTTTTCCCGGGAAGATGCCGAAAACAAGTTCCTGCCCCTTTACACCGATACCGGCATCCTCCAGGACAACCCGTTCGAAGTCCTGGACGTGAACGGGGTCGGCGCGCTCATGCAAATGACCGTGGAGCAGGGCCGCGCGGCCAATCCCGGACTCGAGGTGGGCATTTGCGGCGAACAGGGCGGGCATCCCAGTTCCATCCGCTTCTGCCACGCCATCGGCCTCGATTACGTGTCCTGCTCGCCCCTTCGGGTGCCCATCGCCCGCCTGGCGGCGGCCCAGGCCAACCTGCTGGCGCCGCGCTGA
- a CDS encoding NAD(P)-dependent methylenetetrahydromethanopterin dehydrogenase, with translation MEKPYILHMLTAEKNLSPFDVNMALDAGWTAAIPYLHVELPEVTALVQDAIFSRTASGMKRTALFIGGRDAKLAMDMLKAAKHAMVPPFEISTLADPSGAFTTAAAMVAIVERELTTKFHTDLRGKTVLALGGTGPVGQIAATLAAKAGAKVVIMGRQLEKAQNVAKLCNAEFGAGQTDIEGDADAHKADRLQATDVVFATAAAGIEVLSAELLAAAPQLKVAADVNAVPPSGIAGLDAQHRGTPIPTSRSGAVGVGALAIGNLKYKTQNRLLNRMRETERPVYLHYDDAFATARDLVLQS, from the coding sequence ATGGAGAAACCCTACATCCTGCACATGCTCACCGCGGAAAAAAACCTCAGCCCCTTCGACGTCAACATGGCCTTGGATGCCGGCTGGACCGCGGCCATACCTTATCTTCACGTCGAGCTTCCAGAAGTCACCGCCCTGGTGCAGGATGCGATCTTCTCCAGGACCGCGAGCGGCATGAAGCGCACCGCCCTGTTCATCGGCGGCCGTGACGCCAAGCTGGCCATGGACATGCTGAAGGCGGCCAAGCACGCCATGGTGCCGCCCTTCGAGATCTCCACCCTCGCCGACCCGAGCGGCGCCTTCACCACCGCGGCGGCCATGGTGGCCATCGTGGAGCGGGAGCTCACCACCAAATTCCATACCGACCTCCGCGGCAAGACCGTGCTGGCCTTGGGCGGCACCGGCCCGGTGGGACAAATCGCCGCGACCTTGGCCGCCAAGGCCGGGGCCAAGGTGGTGATCATGGGCCGCCAGCTGGAAAAGGCCCAGAACGTCGCCAAGCTCTGCAATGCCGAATTCGGCGCCGGCCAAACGGACATCGAAGGCGATGCCGATGCCCACAAAGCCGACCGCCTGCAGGCCACCGACGTGGTGTTCGCCACCGCCGCCGCCGGCATCGAGGTGCTAAGCGCGGAACTCCTGGCCGCCGCCCCGCAGCTCAAGGTGGCCGCCGACGTCAACGCCGTGCCCCCATCCGGCATTGCCGGCCTCGACGCCCAGCACCGGGGCACCCCGATCCCCACCTCGCGGAGCGGCGCGGTGGGGGTGGGCGCGCTGGCCATCGGCAACCTCAAGTACAAGACCCAGAACCGCCTGCTGAACCGGATGCGGGAAACGGAACGGCCGGTTTACCTGCACTACGACGACGCCTTCGCGACGGCGCGGGACTTGGTCCTCCAATCCTGA
- a CDS encoding NAD(P)-dependent methylenetetrahydromethanopterin dehydrogenase, with translation MEIRTVLHMFDPMPHVSPFDINMAVDAGFDAIFPYPNVTLEQVHGLVQDAIFSRGPSGVKRTGLFIGGRDLGLALSMLEAARKAMVPPFEISVLADPSGGFTTAAALVACVEKQLAEKHGLTLEGQHAIVFGGTGPVGIATGVIASLAGADVTLVDPFNIDTALEKAKEYNARCGSRLKGTYASSDADKARLIAHADLVFCTAKAGIQVLNADVLGDATQLKVAGDVNAVPPLGIEGIKAKHCGEPLQHAVHAPGAVGIGALAVGDVKYKLQNALLRYLLSSEKPVFLDFREAFQRARELV, from the coding sequence ATGGAAATCCGCACCGTTCTGCACATGTTCGACCCCATGCCCCATGTCAGCCCGTTCGACATCAACATGGCGGTGGATGCCGGTTTCGACGCCATTTTCCCGTATCCCAACGTCACCCTCGAACAGGTTCACGGACTGGTGCAGGATGCCATCTTTTCCCGTGGCCCCAGCGGCGTGAAGCGCACCGGCCTGTTCATCGGCGGGCGGGACCTGGGGCTCGCCCTCAGCATGTTGGAAGCGGCCCGGAAGGCCATGGTGCCGCCCTTCGAGATCTCGGTCCTGGCGGACCCGAGCGGCGGCTTCACCACCGCCGCGGCGCTGGTGGCCTGCGTGGAGAAGCAGCTGGCAGAGAAGCATGGGCTGACCCTGGAAGGCCAGCACGCCATCGTGTTCGGCGGCACCGGCCCGGTGGGCATCGCCACCGGGGTGATCGCGTCCCTAGCCGGCGCCGACGTGACCTTGGTGGACCCCTTCAACATCGATACCGCCCTAGAAAAAGCCAAGGAATACAACGCCCGCTGCGGCTCCCGACTGAAGGGCACCTACGCCAGCTCGGATGCCGACAAGGCCCGCCTGATCGCCCACGCTGACCTGGTGTTCTGCACCGCCAAGGCCGGCATTCAGGTATTGAACGCCGACGTCCTGGGCGACGCCACCCAGCTGAAGGTGGCGGGCGACGTCAATGCCGTGCCGCCCCTGGGGATCGAGGGCATCAAGGCCAAGCACTGCGGAGAGCCCCTGCAGCACGCCGTGCATGCGCCGGGGGCGGTAGGCATCGGCGCGCTGGCGGTGGGGGACGTGAAATACAAGCTGCAGAACGCCCTGCTGCGTTATCTCCTGAGCTCGGAAAAGCCGGTTTTCCTGGATTTCCGGGAAGCCTTTCAACGGGCCCGGGAGCTGGTCTAA
- a CDS encoding HIT family protein — MQRSPLIVPVKSTPRAATMAECPFCRLLGSRRHAARIAEFEHSVAFLHLDQTHPGRSVLILKRHFDHYHELPEPLFTAFNRDLRRLAAALLRELRPQRLNYAVLGNVVPHVHWHLIPRYLDDPNPGAPPWPAGEPRRLTADQYAALARRLGLAVAGRDDAPPSASGPAFQSSPGAPGVRGPWLRRLIPNRLDPLL; from the coding sequence ATGCAACGATCCCCGCTTATCGTTCCCGTTAAGTCCACCCCCCGCGCTGCCACCATGGCCGAATGCCCCTTCTGCCGTCTGCTCGGGAGCCGCCGCCACGCGGCCCGCATCGCCGAGTTCGAGCACAGCGTCGCCTTCCTCCACCTGGATCAAACCCACCCGGGGCGTAGCGTGTTGATCCTGAAACGGCATTTCGATCACTACCACGAACTGCCGGAGCCGCTGTTCACCGCCTTCAACCGGGACCTGCGCCGGTTGGCGGCGGCCCTGCTGCGGGAGTTGCGCCCGCAACGGCTCAACTATGCGGTGTTGGGCAACGTGGTGCCCCATGTCCACTGGCACCTGATCCCCCGCTACTTGGACGACCCTAACCCGGGCGCCCCACCCTGGCCAGCCGGGGAGCCCCGCCGGCTGACCGCCGATCAATACGCCGCGCTGGCGCGGCGCCTTGGCCTGGCCGTGGCTGGCCGGGATGATGCTCCGCCCTCGGCCAGCGGCCCGGCATTCCAATCCAGCCCGGGCGCGCCGGGGGTTCGAGGCCCGTGGCTACGGCGGCTGATCCCGAACCGGCTGGATCCTTTGCTTTAG